A genomic window from Gossypium hirsutum isolate 1008001.06 chromosome D12, Gossypium_hirsutum_v2.1, whole genome shotgun sequence includes:
- the LOC121224154 gene encoding translocase of chloroplast 159, chloroplastic-like, with product MIVETVDHQVVEVDGSKFSGEEELAVDTKPLTGAALGIETLVMKETEVVPVDDNASLDNGLNHADGSKFSGGDELAVDAENKADIASGVMLGKDNSGTELNDLKDEEIIDILEQAFAEKVDGGGGDGIQAKDSSAQPTEIMAAHETENLDSDSQSKRSVTLPGEESHWPESVEQTTVAGKVSFEGEMEEKQHQNEGSETDGEAESMFFKNAEAAKQFLEELERGSAIGSHSGADTSHNHIQTNAIDSDEEGDTDEEGEGKELFDSAALAALLKAATGAGSDGGNITITSQDGSRLFTVERPAGLRSSLQNATSAPQSNRPNIFSPAVTSRGDSDNNLTEEDKIKLEKLQLIRVKFLRILQRLGLSTEDSLAAQVLYRLAHVARRQTSELFSVDSAKRKALELETEGKDDLSFSINMLVLGKIGVGKSATINSIFGESKTSIHAFEPATTVVKEITGMVDGVKLRIIDTPGLKSSAMEQGANHKVLASIKQYIKKCPPDVVVYVDRLDSQTRDLNDLPLLRSITNSLGSSFWKNAIVALTHAASAPPDGPSGSPLSYED from the coding sequence ATGATTGTAGAAACAGTAGATCATCAGGTAGTTGAAGTCGATGGTTCGAAATTTTCTGGCGAAGAGGAGTTGGCTGTCGATACGAAACCTTTGACTGGAGCTGCTTTAGGCATTGAGACATTGGTGATGAAGGAGACAGAGGTGGTTCCAGTTGACGATAATGCGAGCTTGGATAACGGCTTGAATCATGCTGATGGTTCGAAGTTTTCCGGCGGAGACGAGTTGGCTGTTGATGCTGAGAATAAAGCTGATATTGCCAGTGGGGTTATGCTTGGTAAAGACAATTCTGGGACTGAGCTAAATGATCTCAAAGATGAGGAGATCATAGATATTTTGGAACAAGCATTTGCTGAGAAAGTAGATGGAGGGGGTGGAGATGGAATTCAGGCAAAGGATAGTTCTGCTCAACCTACAGAAATAATGGCAGCTCATGAAACAGAGAATTTAGATAGTGATTCTCAAAGCAAAAGGTCAGTAACCCTGCCAGGAGAAGAATCTCATTGGCCTGAGTCAGTGGAGCAAACTACAGTGGCTGGAAAAGTTAGTTTTGAAGGTGAAATGGAAGAGAAGCAGCATCAGAATGAAGGCTCAGAGACTGATGGAGAGGCTGAAAGTATGTTCTTTAAGAATGCTGAAGCTGCTAAGCAATTCTTGGAGGAGCTAGAACGAGGATCTGCCATTGGTTCTCACTCGGGTGCTGATACTTCTCATAATCATATACAGACAAATGCTATTGATTCAGATGAAGAAGGGGATACGGATGAAGAAGGAGAGGGGAAGGAGTTATTTGATTCTGCTGCTTTGGCAGCCCTCTTGAAAGCAGCAACTGGTGCTGGCTCTGATGGCGGCAACATTACTATAACCTCTCAAGATGGATCTAGGCTTTTCACTGTTGAACGTCCTGCAGGCTTAAGATCCTCACTGCAAAATGCAACATCCGCACCTCAATCAAACAGGCCTAACATATTTAGTCCCGCTGTAACAAGTAGGGGAGATTCTGACAACAACTTGACAgaagaagataaaataaaattggaaaagTTACAGCTTATAAGAGTCAAATTTTTAAGGATTCTTCAAAGGCTCGGACTTTCTACTGAAGATTCTTTAGCAGCACAGGTTCTTTATAGACTGGCACATGTTGCAAGGAGACAAACCAGTGAACTGTTTAGTGTTGATTCTGCGAAGAGGAAAGCTTTGGAACTTGAAACAGAGGGTAAAGATGATTTAAGCTTCTCCATAAACATGCTTGTGCTTGGGAAGATTGGGGTGGGCAAGAGTGCCACAATAAATTCAATCTTTGGTGAGTCAAAGACCTCAATTCATGCATTTGAACCTGCCACTACAGTAGTGAAAGAGATTACTGGAATGGTAGATGGTGTTAAACTGAGAATCATTGATACCCCAGGTTTGAAATCTTCTGCCATGGAGCAAGGTGCCAATCACAAGGTCCTAGCTTCTATAAAGCAATACATAAAGAAGTGTCCCCCCGATGTTGTAGTCTATGTTGATCGGTTGGACAGCCAGACCCGGGATCTTAATGATCTGCCATTGTTAAGATCAATCACTAATTCTCTTGGCTCCTCTTTCTGGAAAAATGCCATAGTTGCTTTGACTCATGCTGCTTCTGCACCCCCTGATGGACCATCTGGCTCACCTTTGAGTTATGAGGATTAG